Proteins encoded by one window of Thalassoroseus pseudoceratinae:
- a CDS encoding fumarate reductase/succinate dehydrogenase flavoprotein subunit encodes MPETTDTQLLDGKVPSGPMADRWTKHKGELKLVSPNNKRKFDVIVVGTGLAGASAAASLAEMGYNVKAFCIHDSPRRAHSIAAQGGINAAKNYPNDGDSVWRLFYDTVKGGDFRSRESNVHRLAEVSGNIIDQCVAQGVPFAREYGGSLANRTFGGALVSRTFYARGQTGQQLLLGAYGSLMRQVKLGKVKLYPRREMMDLVTVNGMARGIVCRNLLNGELESYAAHAVILCTGGYGNAYYLSTNAKACNVTAAYRCHKRGALFANPCFTQIHPTCIPVSGDYQSKLTLMSESLRNDGRVWVPKDSTDKRPPSEIPTEDRDYYLERRYPAFGNMVPRDVASRAAKERCDSGYGVGDTGMAVYLDFKDAIAHYGEDTIRAKYGNLFHMYEKITDENPYKVPMRIYPAVHYTMGGLWVDYNLQSNIPGLFVLGEANFSDHGANRLGASALMQGLADGYFVVPYTINDHLASHKFNPVSENHPAFKETSVEVRNRMEQLLSIKGQRSATSFHRELGAILWDKAGMARNAEGLTTALEQVRNLRDEFWSNLHVTGEGESLNQELERAGRVADFIEFGELLTRDALNRAESCGGHFREEYQTSEGEAQRDDENFQYVAAWEHNGVGKEPTLRKEPLEFVEIEPTQRSYK; translated from the coding sequence GCTTCGCTCGCTGAAATGGGCTACAACGTCAAAGCATTTTGCATTCACGACTCCCCGCGACGTGCTCACAGTATTGCCGCTCAAGGGGGGATCAACGCCGCCAAGAACTACCCGAACGACGGCGATAGCGTTTGGCGGTTGTTCTACGATACCGTCAAAGGTGGCGACTTCCGCAGTCGTGAATCCAACGTTCATCGCTTGGCAGAAGTTTCGGGGAACATCATCGACCAATGCGTTGCGCAAGGCGTTCCCTTCGCTCGTGAATATGGCGGATCACTGGCGAACCGCACGTTTGGCGGTGCGTTGGTCTCGCGAACGTTCTACGCACGTGGCCAAACCGGTCAGCAGTTGCTGCTGGGGGCTTACGGGTCGTTGATGCGTCAGGTCAAACTTGGCAAAGTGAAACTGTATCCACGACGGGAGATGATGGATCTCGTCACCGTTAACGGGATGGCACGCGGGATCGTTTGTCGAAACCTGCTCAACGGTGAACTCGAATCCTATGCGGCACACGCCGTCATCTTGTGTACCGGTGGTTATGGAAACGCGTACTATCTTTCGACGAACGCGAAAGCTTGCAACGTAACTGCAGCGTATCGGTGTCATAAACGTGGAGCATTGTTTGCGAATCCATGCTTCACACAGATTCACCCGACTTGCATTCCAGTTTCGGGCGATTATCAGTCCAAGCTCACCTTGATGAGCGAAAGCCTGCGGAACGACGGCCGTGTTTGGGTGCCGAAAGATAGCACCGACAAACGGCCGCCATCGGAAATTCCGACCGAAGATCGAGACTACTACTTGGAGCGTCGTTATCCCGCCTTCGGGAACATGGTGCCCCGCGATGTGGCCTCCCGAGCGGCCAAAGAACGCTGTGATTCGGGCTACGGAGTCGGCGATACCGGCATGGCGGTGTATCTCGATTTCAAAGATGCCATTGCCCACTACGGCGAAGACACCATCCGAGCCAAGTACGGCAACTTGTTCCATATGTACGAGAAGATTACGGACGAGAACCCGTACAAAGTACCGATGCGGATCTATCCTGCGGTCCACTACACCATGGGGGGACTCTGGGTGGATTACAACTTGCAGAGCAACATCCCAGGGTTGTTCGTGCTTGGTGAAGCAAACTTCTCCGACCACGGTGCCAACAGACTCGGTGCCAGTGCGTTGATGCAAGGTCTGGCGGACGGTTATTTCGTTGTGCCGTACACAATTAACGACCACCTCGCGAGTCACAAGTTCAACCCGGTGAGTGAGAATCACCCGGCGTTCAAGGAAACGTCGGTCGAAGTTCGTAACCGGATGGAGCAACTCCTGTCGATCAAAGGACAACGGTCCGCGACCAGCTTCCACCGTGAACTCGGTGCGATCCTGTGGGACAAAGCTGGAATGGCTCGAAATGCGGAAGGGCTCACGACCGCTCTCGAACAAGTGCGAAACTTGCGCGATGAGTTCTGGAGCAACCTCCACGTCACCGGTGAGGGGGAAAGTCTCAACCAGGAACTCGAACGAGCGGGCCGTGTTGCCGATTTCATCGAGTTTGGAGAACTACTCACTCGTGATGCGCTCAATCGAGCTGAATCCTGCGGTGGTCACTTCCGTGAGGAATACCAGACCTCCGAAGGCGAAGCTCAACGCGACGATGAAAACTTCCAATACGTCGCGGCTTGGGAACACAATGGCGTCGGAAAAGAACCAACATTGCGGAAAGAACCGCTCGAATTCGTCGAGATCGAGCCGACTCAGAGGAGTTATAAATAA
- a CDS encoding succinate dehydrogenase/fumarate reductase iron-sulfur subunit, protein MTSIPDARENQSHDLLNLTLKIWRQSSTDERGRFQTYKLSGISTHMSFLEMLDVLNEQLVSQGEEPVAFDHDCREGICGSCGMMINGQAHGPDKETTACQLHMRKFGNGDTIVIEPWRASAFPVLRDLVVDRSALDRIIESGGYVSVNTGNARDANNLPVPKQNADLAMEAAACIGCGACVAACKNASAMLFTSAKVSQMALLPQGHPERDRRVLNMVAQMDEEGFGACTNTNQCQAACPAGIQVTNIHRMNREYLRASLCSSEMPPA, encoded by the coding sequence ATGACCTCCATTCCTGATGCTCGTGAGAATCAATCTCACGACCTTTTGAATCTGACGCTAAAAATCTGGCGTCAATCGTCGACTGACGAGCGTGGTCGTTTCCAAACCTACAAGCTTTCTGGCATCTCGACGCATATGTCGTTTCTTGAGATGCTGGATGTGCTGAATGAGCAACTCGTCAGCCAAGGCGAAGAACCCGTGGCATTCGATCACGATTGCCGCGAGGGAATTTGCGGTTCGTGCGGGATGATGATCAACGGTCAAGCCCATGGGCCGGACAAAGAAACCACCGCGTGCCAACTGCACATGCGGAAGTTCGGCAACGGAGATACAATCGTCATCGAACCGTGGCGTGCCTCGGCGTTTCCGGTCTTGCGGGACTTGGTCGTCGATCGGTCTGCACTGGATCGTATCATCGAATCGGGTGGTTATGTCTCGGTCAACACTGGCAACGCCCGAGACGCCAACAACCTGCCCGTCCCGAAGCAAAACGCGGACTTGGCGATGGAGGCTGCTGCGTGTATCGGCTGCGGTGCGTGCGTTGCGGCTTGCAAGAACGCATCAGCGATGTTGTTCACCAGTGCGAAAGTCTCGCAAATGGCTCTCTTGCCGCAAGGGCACCCGGAACGCGACCGCCGTGTTCTGAACATGGTTGCCCAAATGGACGAGGAAGGTTTCGGTGCTTGCACCAATACCAACCAGTGCCAAGCAGCTTGTCCGGCGGGAATTCAGGTCACGAACATCCATCGGATGAACCGCGAGTATCTGCGGGCATCCCTTTGTTCCAGCGAGATGCCACCCGCCTAA
- the gcvT gene encoding glycine cleavage system aminomethyltransferase GcvT: MTGQPMQTAFYDWHVANGGRMVDFAGWEMPIRYGTIIEEHQIIRSAAGLFDIAHMGRLWILGADAQKFLNRVVTMNVSKLKDGQVRYALVTNESGGVLDDVLVYRVEDGFLVVVNASNREKIVDWFQAHTDGFDITLEDRTQADPMFALQGPKSFEILNPLVEFDLSNLRYYRNVKTEINGVSVLLSRTGYTGEDGFEIIAAKESVLKLWEHIHSLGVPACGLGCRDTLRLEAGMPLYGHELSESIDPISAGLEFAVHFGCDFIGESALQKLSDDGPTSRRIGLSLDGRRVPREGCRIFAGDQEVGEVTSGTFSPTLERPIAMAYVASSASALGTELEIEVRNSRLQATVVELPFYKRKK, translated from the coding sequence ATGACTGGCCAACCCATGCAAACCGCGTTTTACGATTGGCATGTGGCGAACGGTGGCCGAATGGTCGATTTCGCCGGTTGGGAAATGCCGATTCGGTATGGCACGATCATTGAAGAACATCAGATCATCCGCTCCGCCGCTGGTTTGTTCGACATCGCTCATATGGGGCGACTTTGGATTCTCGGGGCCGACGCGCAGAAATTTCTCAACCGTGTCGTGACCATGAATGTTTCAAAGCTAAAGGACGGCCAAGTCCGTTACGCTCTGGTCACGAACGAGTCCGGCGGGGTGCTGGATGACGTTTTGGTGTACCGAGTCGAAGACGGGTTTCTGGTCGTGGTGAATGCTTCGAACCGCGAAAAAATCGTCGATTGGTTCCAGGCTCATACCGATGGATTCGACATCACCCTTGAGGATCGAACGCAAGCAGACCCAATGTTCGCGTTGCAGGGACCGAAGTCATTTGAGATTCTCAACCCGCTCGTGGAATTCGATTTGAGTAATCTGCGGTACTATCGAAATGTGAAAACGGAGATCAATGGCGTTTCCGTATTGTTGAGCCGGACTGGCTACACGGGCGAAGACGGCTTTGAAATCATCGCCGCGAAGGAAAGCGTTCTGAAGCTGTGGGAGCATATCCACAGTCTTGGCGTGCCCGCGTGTGGTTTGGGATGTCGGGACACGTTGCGTTTGGAGGCCGGGATGCCGTTGTATGGGCATGAACTATCGGAGTCGATCGACCCCATCAGCGCAGGACTCGAATTCGCTGTTCACTTCGGTTGTGATTTCATCGGCGAATCCGCACTTCAGAAACTCTCGGATGACGGTCCGACAAGTCGTCGAATTGGTTTGAGTCTCGACGGTCGTCGCGTGCCTCGGGAAGGGTGTCGGATTTTCGCAGGTGATCAAGAAGTGGGCGAAGTGACGTCGGGAACATTTTCACCCACGCTTGAGCGTCCGATTGCAATGGCCTACGTTGCGTCGTCCGCATCAGCCTTGGGAACGGAACTTGAAATCGAAGTTCGTAACAGTCGGCTTCAAGCCACCGTCGTCGAACTCCCGTTCTACAAACGTAAGAAATAA
- the hemC gene encoding hydroxymethylbilane synthase, with product MTTARTFRIATRSSDLALWQANHVADLLRSACPQHEVELIHVSTIGDRDRQAALHQMGGQGVFTREVQRVVLDNDADLAVHSLKDLPTVPVPGLVLAGVPDRADVFDALVLPANAESSMNWESLPPGSRIGTGSLRRQAQLLHSRTDIEFVPVRGNVPTRVNKVDDGEFDGIILAVAGLTRLGLADRVSQVLRPPLMYPAVGQGALGLECRDDDVELREVLQEISNRNVYAAVTAERVVLSELEAGCHAPVGTWTQFTEGAMKLDAVVLSADGQTKIDATATGSLEAPTELGREIAAILRKKGAQPLMNESATD from the coding sequence ATGACTACTGCTCGGACTTTCCGTATTGCCACCCGATCGAGTGATCTCGCATTGTGGCAGGCCAACCATGTCGCCGACCTCCTTCGCTCAGCCTGTCCGCAACACGAAGTTGAACTGATCCACGTTTCTACGATTGGCGACCGAGATCGGCAAGCGGCACTTCATCAAATGGGTGGCCAAGGCGTATTTACACGGGAAGTTCAACGTGTTGTCCTCGACAACGATGCCGATCTGGCAGTTCACAGTCTCAAAGATTTGCCAACCGTACCGGTGCCGGGACTGGTGCTAGCTGGTGTTCCCGATCGGGCCGACGTATTCGATGCCCTGGTACTCCCTGCGAATGCCGAATCGAGCATGAATTGGGAGTCGTTACCGCCCGGATCACGCATCGGCACCGGTAGCCTTCGTCGTCAGGCTCAGTTGTTGCACTCCCGGACCGACATCGAATTTGTGCCAGTTCGCGGGAACGTTCCTACCCGTGTGAATAAAGTGGACGACGGCGAATTCGACGGCATCATCCTGGCAGTTGCCGGTTTGACTCGTCTTGGTCTGGCAGATCGAGTTTCGCAAGTGCTCAGGCCACCGTTGATGTACCCGGCGGTTGGTCAGGGCGCGTTGGGACTCGAATGTCGGGACGACGACGTCGAGTTACGCGAAGTCTTGCAGGAAATTTCCAATCGGAACGTGTATGCCGCCGTGACTGCGGAGCGTGTGGTCCTTTCGGAATTGGAAGCTGGTTGTCACGCGCCGGTCGGCACTTGGACACAGTTCACGGAAGGGGCCATGAAACTCGACGCCGTCGTGCTTTCCGCCGATGGCCAAACGAAAATCGACGCGACTGCAACCGGTTCCTTGGAAGCCCCCACTGAACTCGGTCGTGAAATCGCGGCGATTCTCCGCAAAAAGGGCGCTCAACCGCTGATGAACGAATCCGCAACTGACTGA
- a CDS encoding ComF family protein, which produces MLNRWQLPKRIFRHVLDGIYPPACVNCLQEDSELDELTRLCHGCREKLSPLRLHICQRCDASVGPHLDTSSDCIHCQNDRFAFDRVLSLGVYDDELRSVIHRLKFHRQAPLASAMAQLLSERIAAEMSSPYDLAVGVPHHWSQRLGRRADSAELLADVISRQLRIPCDRFLLVKSRRTARQATLTPAQRRKNLRAAFRLRDRKHVAGKRILLIDDVLTTGTTANRIAKLLRESGAESIIVAVLARGLGDVRDQTPF; this is translated from the coding sequence ATGCTCAATCGGTGGCAACTCCCGAAACGAATCTTCCGGCACGTGCTCGACGGAATCTATCCACCTGCGTGCGTCAATTGTCTGCAGGAAGATTCCGAGTTGGATGAACTCACGAGACTTTGCCACGGATGCCGTGAGAAGCTCAGTCCGCTTCGACTGCACATCTGCCAACGCTGTGACGCGTCTGTCGGCCCACATCTCGATACAAGTTCCGATTGCATCCACTGCCAAAATGACCGCTTCGCATTTGATCGCGTGCTCAGTCTTGGAGTGTACGACGACGAACTTCGTAGCGTCATTCATCGGCTCAAATTCCATCGACAAGCACCGTTGGCATCGGCCATGGCGCAACTCCTCAGCGAACGGATTGCGGCCGAGATGTCTTCTCCATATGATCTCGCAGTTGGCGTGCCGCATCACTGGTCACAACGGCTTGGTCGTCGTGCGGATTCGGCCGAATTGCTAGCCGATGTGATTAGCCGTCAATTACGGATTCCGTGCGACCGGTTTCTGTTGGTCAAATCGCGACGGACCGCGAGACAAGCCACGTTAACACCAGCCCAGAGGCGAAAGAACCTTCGTGCTGCGTTTCGATTGCGAGACCGAAAGCACGTGGCCGGTAAACGCATCTTGTTAATCGATGATGTGCTGACAACGGGCACGACCGCAAACCGAATTGCGAAGCTCTTGCGAGAATCCGGAGCGGAGTCCATCATAGTGGCCGTTCTCGCACGTGGGCTGGGCGATGTTCGCGACCAAACTCCATTTTGA
- the hpnE gene encoding hydroxysqualene dehydroxylase HpnE codes for MSNRENRVVVIGGGLAGLAATTALAARGYPVTLLESRPRLGGRASSFVDQTTGQLIDNCQHVNMGCCTNFRHFCETVGIADRLERQSALYFIGPDGQQTTFSASWLPTPLHLLPAFRRLTYLSRNDLRGIAWGLKSLAKPLKTAESQDETFASWLSRHDQTPNAIERFWFVVLVSALSETLDRIDVASARKVFVDGFMASRDGWTVEIPTVPLSEFYGETLREWLENHSVDVKLLTGVRELKIANDHVTHVELRDGSTIEGDDFVLAVPHHRVQSLLPESWREHPEVQAVDDLESAPISSVHLWFDRPVTDLPHAVLIEKTSQWLFNRGLTDESSPFSGHYYQVVISASRDLSGRSSDEIVREVVEELKSVWPNAAEANLLHSRFVTEHRAVFSVRPESRRCRLPQQSPIPNLQFAGDWTRTGWPATMEGAVRSGYFAASNILGKAAEGKMSVVQPDLPTAWLSRRLFGLSKNPPGVSE; via the coding sequence ATGTCAAACCGAGAGAATCGCGTTGTCGTGATTGGTGGCGGTCTTGCCGGACTAGCGGCGACAACTGCATTGGCAGCACGCGGGTATCCTGTGACCTTGTTGGAATCCCGACCCCGACTTGGCGGCCGCGCGAGTTCGTTTGTCGATCAGACAACCGGTCAGCTGATCGACAATTGTCAGCACGTCAACATGGGCTGCTGCACGAATTTTCGCCACTTTTGCGAGACCGTCGGAATTGCTGACCGCTTGGAACGGCAATCGGCCTTGTATTTCATTGGTCCGGACGGTCAGCAAACAACATTTTCGGCGTCTTGGTTGCCAACGCCGTTGCACCTCTTGCCGGCGTTTCGTCGACTGACTTACCTTTCCCGCAACGATCTCCGTGGGATTGCTTGGGGATTGAAATCACTGGCCAAGCCATTGAAGACGGCCGAAAGTCAGGATGAGACCTTTGCGAGCTGGCTCAGTCGCCATGATCAAACTCCGAACGCGATCGAACGGTTTTGGTTTGTGGTGCTGGTCAGTGCGTTGAGTGAGACGTTGGATCGGATCGATGTTGCATCGGCTCGGAAAGTTTTTGTGGATGGTTTCATGGCCAGTCGGGATGGCTGGACGGTCGAGATTCCGACGGTCCCGTTATCTGAGTTCTACGGCGAAACCCTCCGTGAGTGGCTCGAGAATCATTCCGTCGACGTGAAGCTATTGACGGGGGTTCGGGAATTGAAGATCGCGAATGACCATGTCACACACGTTGAGTTGCGAGACGGTTCGACGATCGAGGGCGATGATTTCGTGCTGGCGGTGCCCCATCATCGGGTGCAGTCATTGCTTCCCGAGTCGTGGCGGGAGCATCCGGAAGTCCAGGCCGTGGACGATTTGGAGTCCGCACCGATTTCGAGCGTGCACCTCTGGTTTGATCGCCCGGTCACCGATCTGCCGCACGCCGTGTTGATCGAGAAAACTTCGCAGTGGCTATTCAATCGGGGATTAACCGATGAGTCGTCGCCGTTCTCCGGGCACTATTATCAAGTTGTGATCAGTGCGAGTCGCGATCTTTCGGGCCGGTCCAGCGACGAGATCGTTCGGGAGGTCGTTGAGGAACTGAAATCCGTTTGGCCAAACGCCGCCGAAGCGAACCTCCTGCATTCACGTTTTGTGACCGAACATCGAGCCGTGTTCTCGGTCCGCCCGGAGTCGAGACGCTGTCGACTACCGCAGCAATCGCCGATTCCGAATTTGCAATTTGCGGGCGATTGGACTCGCACCGGTTGGCCGGCGACCATGGAAGGGGCAGTTCGCAGCGGATATTTTGCCGCCAGCAATATTCTTGGCAAGGCGGCAGAAGGGAAAATGTCCGTCGTTCAACCGGACTTGCCGACGGCTTGGCTCTCGCGTCGGTTATTCGGACTGTCGAAAAATCCGCCAGGCGTTTCCGAATGA
- a CDS encoding carboxy terminal-processing peptidase, translated as MKWKAPARVGITLTFAMVLFAALGFIAHANSKPAAGDEKTAKLVSEMISRYHISRKNIDDEVSQRLLNRFLEQLDPQKLYYIQSDIDKFMALKTELDDQIKSGDVQFAFTAFDVYDQRLAERMKLVNKLIDRDYDYTIEEEMVTDADELDWAKSDEEIAERWRKRIKYDLLTLKLDGTEMDEARERLHKRYHNIQSMMEQTEGFEKLEMYLSSLTHCFDPHSSYMSPETLDDFQIQMRLRLEGIGAALRSEDGYTTVAQIVPGGAAEKDGRLKVGDKIIGVAQEDGEFTDIVEMKLSRVVRLIRGNKGTVVRLQVKPKTAPTEIKTYDLVRQEIELKSSEVKGEIIDLSERLGEGKGKIGVINIPSFYRDFDGARSGVANFKSTSRDVHKVLQDFEKQGGVDAVVIDLRMNGGGALSEAIEVTGLFINDGPVVMVKEQDGNIKSHNDVDEGVAYTGPLVVVCNRLSASASEIFAGAIKDYGRGIVVGDTTTHGKGTVQNVMPVARTTFRFLSPPESRGALKLTINQFYRVNGASTQNRGVTSDIVLPSLIDHMDLGESFLDNALKFDQVDEVDHDRYGMRGNEVISALQQANAQRIKQDEEFQKVNERITKYMKRKNRKTVSLNEATLKAEQENEKKEAEEEEELDEAADDNADGPVFPEGYYNDELLHITQDYIDQLKRTRTVNR; from the coding sequence ATGAAGTGGAAGGCCCCCGCCCGCGTTGGAATTACATTGACGTTCGCTATGGTGTTGTTCGCCGCGTTGGGTTTCATCGCCCATGCGAATTCCAAACCAGCCGCCGGCGATGAGAAAACCGCGAAGCTCGTCTCCGAGATGATCAGTCGATACCACATCAGTCGAAAAAACATCGACGATGAGGTTTCCCAGCGGTTGCTCAATCGGTTCCTCGAACAGCTGGACCCGCAAAAGCTCTACTACATCCAAAGCGACATCGACAAGTTCATGGCTCTGAAGACAGAGCTTGATGACCAAATCAAATCGGGCGATGTGCAATTCGCCTTTACCGCATTCGATGTGTACGATCAACGGTTGGCCGAGCGGATGAAACTCGTCAATAAGTTGATCGATCGTGATTACGACTACACCATCGAAGAAGAGATGGTTACCGATGCGGACGAGCTTGATTGGGCCAAATCGGATGAGGAAATCGCCGAACGGTGGCGGAAACGGATCAAGTACGATTTGCTCACGCTGAAACTCGATGGCACGGAGATGGACGAGGCTCGCGAGCGACTCCACAAACGCTACCACAACATTCAGTCAATGATGGAGCAGACCGAGGGTTTCGAGAAACTCGAAATGTACTTGTCCTCGTTGACCCACTGTTTTGATCCGCACTCCAGCTACATGTCGCCCGAGACATTGGACGATTTCCAAATTCAAATGCGGTTGCGTTTGGAGGGGATCGGTGCTGCGTTGCGAAGCGAAGATGGTTATACCACGGTCGCGCAGATCGTGCCGGGTGGAGCCGCTGAGAAGGATGGCCGACTCAAAGTTGGCGATAAAATTATCGGTGTCGCGCAAGAAGACGGCGAATTTACCGACATTGTCGAAATGAAACTGAGTCGCGTGGTTCGCTTGATTCGTGGCAACAAAGGCACTGTCGTGCGGTTGCAAGTCAAACCGAAGACGGCACCAACCGAAATCAAAACGTACGATCTCGTACGCCAAGAAATTGAACTCAAGAGTTCCGAAGTTAAAGGCGAGATCATCGATCTTTCCGAACGACTTGGAGAAGGCAAAGGCAAAATCGGCGTGATTAACATCCCGTCGTTTTACCGCGACTTCGATGGTGCTCGTTCCGGGGTGGCCAACTTCAAAAGTACTTCGCGAGACGTCCACAAGGTTCTGCAAGACTTTGAGAAGCAGGGCGGAGTGGATGCCGTCGTCATCGATTTGCGGATGAACGGCGGTGGCGCGTTAAGTGAAGCAATTGAAGTGACCGGGTTGTTCATCAACGATGGCCCAGTGGTCATGGTCAAAGAGCAAGACGGCAATATCAAGAGCCATAACGATGTCGATGAAGGCGTTGCCTACACCGGTCCGCTGGTTGTGGTTTGCAACCGCTTGTCGGCGTCCGCTTCGGAAATTTTCGCCGGTGCGATCAAGGACTACGGTCGCGGCATCGTCGTCGGCGACACCACCACACACGGCAAAGGAACCGTTCAAAACGTGATGCCAGTGGCACGCACGACGTTCCGATTCCTCAGTCCACCGGAAAGCCGCGGGGCTTTGAAGCTGACCATCAATCAGTTCTACCGCGTGAACGGTGCTAGTACACAAAACCGAGGTGTGACGAGCGACATCGTATTGCCATCGTTGATCGATCATATGGACCTCGGGGAATCGTTTCTGGACAACGCTCTGAAGTTTGACCAAGTCGACGAAGTGGATCACGATCGGTATGGCATGCGTGGAAACGAAGTCATCTCAGCGTTGCAACAAGCCAACGCACAGCGGATCAAGCAGGACGAAGAGTTCCAGAAGGTCAACGAGCGAATCACGAAGTACATGAAACGCAAGAACCGCAAGACGGTTTCGTTGAACGAAGCAACCCTCAAGGCTGAGCAAGAAAACGAAAAGAAAGAAGCTGAGGAAGAAGAGGAACTCGATGAAGCCGCCGACGACAACGCCGACGGTCCTGTGTTCCCCGAGGGATACTACAACGATGAGTTGCTGCATATCACGCAGGACTACATCGATCAGTTGAAGCGAACTCGCACAGTGAACCGCTAA
- a CDS encoding molybdopterin dinucleotide binding domain-containing protein: MPETFILIPGRTSRQGTSLNEGKYTDNYRDEINTLRMNAEDMERLSLTAGERVRMWNEFGSVEVPVDKDKGECPPGLLFISYGDISSQLMGGETHGSGMPDSKALDVFVERIQYTKKKAFEVLPLRRLSQSKRETD; the protein is encoded by the coding sequence ATGCCAGAGACGTTTATCCTGATTCCCGGTCGGACAAGTCGACAAGGGACAAGCCTGAACGAAGGCAAGTACACCGACAACTATCGCGACGAAATTAACACGCTACGGATGAACGCTGAGGATATGGAGCGGCTATCGTTGACCGCTGGCGAACGGGTGCGGATGTGGAATGAATTCGGCAGTGTGGAAGTGCCGGTCGACAAGGACAAAGGGGAATGCCCGCCCGGTTTGCTGTTTATCAGCTACGGCGATATCTCCAGCCAACTCATGGGTGGCGAAACCCACGGCAGCGGCATGCCCGACAGCAAAGCGTTGGATGTGTTTGTCGAACGCATTCAATATACAAAGAAAAAAGCCTTCGAAGTGTTGCCACTCCGAAGGCTTTCTCAATCTAAGCGTGAAACCGATTAG